In the Mycolicibacterium thermoresistibile genome, one interval contains:
- the dut gene encoding dUTP diphosphatase, which produces MSTSLPIVRLDRDLPMPTRAHHGDAGVDLFSAVDVELAPQQRALVPTGIAVAIPVGMVGLIHPRSGLAARLGLSIVNAPGTVDAGYRGEIKVALINLDPETPISVRRGDRIAQLLVQRVELPELVEVASFDEVGLADTSRGDGGYGSSGGHASL; this is translated from the coding sequence GTGTCCACCTCTCTGCCGATCGTGCGGCTGGACCGCGATCTGCCGATGCCGACCCGCGCACACCACGGTGATGCCGGTGTCGATCTGTTCAGCGCCGTCGACGTCGAGTTGGCGCCGCAGCAGCGCGCGCTGGTGCCCACCGGCATCGCGGTCGCGATCCCGGTGGGGATGGTGGGATTGATTCACCCGCGCTCCGGTCTGGCCGCCCGGCTGGGCCTGTCGATCGTCAACGCGCCGGGAACCGTCGACGCCGGTTACCGTGGCGAGATAAAGGTGGCACTGATCAATCTGGACCCCGAAACCCCGATCAGCGTGCGCCGCGGCGACCGGATCGCCCAGTTGCTGGTGCAGCGCGTGGAACTACCCGAGTTGGTGGAGGTGGCCTCATTCGACGAGGTTGGTCTGGCTGATACATCCCGTGGCGATGGTGGCTACGGTTCCTCCGGCGGACATGCGAGTTTGTGA
- a CDS encoding DUF3093 domain-containing protein: MSDTRATPQTVRYRERLWVSWWWWPPGLGLAALMAATVTQAAPELPVWLPYAVLTAVAAVVLLWLGRFEVRVVGTGPDDTELWVGDAHLPVSVISRMAEVPASAKSAALGRQLDPAAYVVHRPWVGPMVLVVLDDPDDPTPYWLVSTRHPDRVLAALGGDSG, encoded by the coding sequence GTGTCGGACACGCGCGCAACCCCGCAAACCGTTCGCTACCGCGAGCGTCTCTGGGTGTCGTGGTGGTGGTGGCCGCCCGGGCTGGGGCTCGCCGCACTGATGGCCGCGACGGTCACCCAGGCGGCGCCCGAGCTGCCGGTCTGGTTGCCGTACGCGGTGTTGACGGCGGTGGCTGCGGTGGTGCTGCTGTGGCTGGGCCGGTTCGAGGTGCGGGTGGTCGGCACCGGACCGGACGACACCGAGCTGTGGGTGGGCGACGCGCACCTACCGGTCAGCGTGATCTCCCGGATGGCCGAGGTGCCGGCGTCGGCCAAGTCGGCCGCGCTGGGCCGGCAACTGGACCCGGCCGCCTACGTGGTGCATCGCCCCTGGGTCGGGCCGATGGTGCTGGTGGTGCTCGACGACCCGGACGATCCGACACCGTACTGGTTGGTCAGCACCCGGCATCCGGATCGAGTACTGGCCGCACTGGGCGGCGACAGCGGATGA
- a CDS encoding DUF3710 domain-containing protein yields MAFGKRRRKDKTGERVVEQQTVPAEPDEVAGPGEDTELEGPFDIEDFDDPATAAVARLDLGSVLIPTPATGQVQVELNQVGAPSAVWVVTPNGRFTIAAYAAPKSAGLWREVAAELAESLRKDATDVRIEDGPWGREVVGTAPGQANESGQPTLVRFIGVDGYRWMIRCVVNGAADKMHALAEEARDALADTVVRRGDTPLPVRTPLPVELPEPMAAQLRAAAAQQAQQSAPAQQQTQQPGARRTQGSAMQQLRSTITGG; encoded by the coding sequence ATGGCATTCGGTAAACGCAGACGTAAGGACAAGACCGGCGAGCGGGTCGTCGAACAGCAGACGGTCCCGGCCGAACCCGACGAGGTCGCCGGCCCCGGCGAGGACACCGAACTCGAGGGCCCGTTCGACATCGAGGACTTCGACGATCCGGCGACGGCCGCGGTGGCGCGGTTGGACCTGGGGTCGGTGCTGATCCCGACCCCGGCGACCGGGCAGGTGCAGGTCGAGCTCAACCAGGTCGGGGCGCCCAGCGCGGTGTGGGTGGTCACCCCGAACGGCCGGTTCACCATCGCGGCGTACGCGGCGCCCAAGAGCGCGGGGCTGTGGCGCGAGGTGGCCGCCGAACTGGCCGAGTCGCTGCGCAAGGACGCCACCGACGTGCGCATCGAAGACGGACCGTGGGGGCGTGAGGTGGTCGGCACCGCGCCCGGCCAGGCCAACGAGTCCGGCCAGCCGACCCTGGTGCGGTTCATCGGGGTGGACGGCTACCGCTGGATGATCCGCTGCGTGGTCAACGGAGCGGCCGACAAGATGCACGCCTTGGCGGAGGAAGCGCGAGATGCGCTGGCCGACACCGTGGTTCGGCGCGGTGACACCCCACTGCCGGTGCGTACCCCGTTGCCGGTCGAACTGCCGGAGCCGATGGCCGCCCAGTTGCGCGCCGCCGCCGCGCAGCAAGCCCAGCAGAGCGCACCGGCCCAGCAGCAGACCCAGCAGCCGGGGGCGCGGCGCACCCAGGGCTCGGCGATGCAGCAGCTGCGCAGCACGATCACCGGCGGCTGA
- a CDS encoding DUF4193 domain-containing protein, whose product MATDYDAPRRTETDDVSEDSLEELKARRNEAQSAVVDVDDSETVESYELPGADLSGEELSVRVIPKQADEFTCSSCFLVHHRSRLASEKNGVMLCTDCAA is encoded by the coding sequence ATGGCTACCGACTATGACGCCCCACGGCGCACCGAGACCGATGACGTTTCCGAGGATTCCCTCGAGGAACTGAAGGCGCGGCGCAACGAGGCCCAGTCGGCCGTCGTTGACGTGGACGATTCGGAGACCGTCGAGTCCTACGAGCTGCCCGGCGCCGACCTCTCCGGCGAGGAACTGTCGGTTCGGGTGATCCCCAAGCAGGCCGACGAGTTCACCTGCTCGAGTTGTTTTCTGGTGCACCACCGCAGCCGGCTGGCCAGTGAGAAGAACGGCGTGATGCTCTGCACCGACTGCGCGGCCTGA
- a CDS encoding DUF952 domain-containing protein has product MDQPAAVLLHLCSAEDWRRAQALGEYRPESLTTEGFVHLSTPAQVHLPANRLYAGRTDLVLLHIDPARLTSPIRWEPGVPSDPAGMAFPHLYGSVPTFAVFNVTSYRPGADGRFPLLTEP; this is encoded by the coding sequence ATGGATCAGCCCGCAGCGGTTCTGCTGCACCTGTGCAGTGCGGAGGATTGGCGACGCGCGCAAGCGCTCGGCGAGTACCGGCCGGAGTCGTTGACCACTGAGGGGTTCGTGCACCTGTCGACACCGGCGCAGGTGCATCTGCCGGCGAACCGGCTGTACGCCGGTCGCACCGACCTGGTGCTGCTGCACATAGATCCCGCACGGCTGACTTCTCCGATCCGCTGGGAGCCCGGCGTCCCGTCCGATCCCGCAGGTATGGCGTTCCCACACCTGTATGGATCTGTACCCACTTTCGCGGTGTTCAACGTGACGAGTTACCGGCCCGGTGCGGACGGCCGATTCCCGCTCCTGACCGAGCCGTGA
- a CDS encoding DUF7455 domain-containing protein, translated as MNATLTSPELTRADRCDRCGAAARVRAKLPSGAELFFCKHHANKHEAKLIEMSAVLEVSPIES; from the coding sequence ATGAACGCAACTCTGACCAGTCCCGAGCTGACCAGAGCTGACCGGTGTGACCGCTGCGGCGCGGCCGCTCGCGTTCGGGCCAAGCTTCCGTCCGGCGCCGAGTTGTTCTTCTGCAAGCATCACGCCAACAAGCACGAAGCGAAGCTGATCGAGATGTCGGCGGTGCTGGAGGTCAGCCCGATCGAATCGTGA
- a CDS encoding RNA polymerase sigma factor — protein MCDAFRWCTLTASGCPRHRSTQEERVYVAATEASPATDEPKRTATKTPAKKAAATKSASGTTKSGNGSAPAKRAAKSSRTKSESGSATKSRATKATKATKSTATKATKSAAKAAGKTTRAKSGAANTRARTKKDADETLVDDVDAVDIEPDVAEDIDEADLDLTDIDVDDEDDATEATAEDDDDEDDDEIDEPSEKDKASGDFVWDEEESEALRQARKDAELTASADSVRAYLKQIGKVALLNAEEEVDLAKRIEAGLFAAQKLAEYAEKGEKIPTQLRRDMQWICRDGERAKNHLLEANLRLVVSLAKRYTGRGMAFLDLIQEGNLGLIRAVEKFDYTKGYKFSTYATWWIRQAITRAMADQARTIRIPVHMVEVINKLGRIQRELLQDLGREPTPEELAKEMDITPEKVLEIQQYAREPISLDQTIGDEGDSQLGDFIEDSEAVVAVDAVSFTLLQDQLQSVLETLSEREAGVVRLRFGLTDGQPRTLDEIGQVYGVTRERIRQIESKTMSKLRHPSRSQVLRDYLD, from the coding sequence ATATGTGACGCTTTTCGGTGGTGCACGCTTACCGCGAGTGGGTGCCCGCGCCACCGGAGCACGCAAGAGGAAAGGGTGTACGTGGCAGCGACAGAGGCAAGCCCGGCAACAGACGAGCCGAAGCGCACCGCTACCAAGACTCCCGCGAAGAAGGCAGCCGCAACCAAGAGTGCGAGCGGCACGACCAAGAGTGGGAACGGGTCGGCGCCGGCCAAGCGGGCCGCCAAGTCCAGCCGAACCAAGAGCGAGTCGGGCTCGGCGACCAAGAGCCGGGCCACCAAAGCCACGAAGGCCACCAAATCGACGGCCACCAAGGCGACCAAGTCCGCGGCCAAGGCGGCCGGTAAGACCACTCGCGCCAAGTCCGGCGCTGCGAACACCCGTGCCCGCACCAAGAAGGACGCCGACGAGACCCTGGTCGACGACGTCGACGCGGTCGACATCGAACCCGACGTAGCCGAGGACATCGACGAGGCCGACCTGGACCTGACCGACATCGACGTCGACGACGAGGACGACGCCACCGAGGCGACCGCCGAGGATGACGACGACGAGGACGACGACGAGATCGACGAACCGTCGGAGAAGGACAAGGCGTCGGGCGATTTCGTCTGGGACGAGGAGGAGTCCGAGGCGTTGCGGCAGGCCCGCAAGGACGCCGAGCTGACGGCTTCCGCGGACTCGGTGCGCGCCTACCTCAAGCAGATCGGCAAGGTCGCGCTGCTCAACGCCGAGGAGGAGGTCGACCTCGCCAAGCGGATCGAGGCCGGGCTGTTCGCCGCCCAGAAGCTGGCCGAGTACGCCGAGAAGGGCGAGAAGATCCCGACCCAGCTGCGTCGCGACATGCAGTGGATCTGCCGCGACGGCGAGCGCGCGAAAAACCATCTGCTGGAGGCGAACCTGCGCCTGGTGGTGTCGCTGGCCAAGCGCTACACCGGACGGGGCATGGCGTTCCTGGACCTCATCCAGGAGGGCAACCTGGGCCTGATCCGCGCGGTGGAGAAGTTCGACTACACCAAGGGCTACAAGTTCTCCACCTACGCCACCTGGTGGATCCGCCAGGCCATCACCCGCGCCATGGCCGACCAGGCCCGCACCATCCGGATCCCGGTGCACATGGTCGAGGTCATCAACAAGCTCGGCCGCATCCAGCGTGAGCTGCTGCAGGACCTCGGCCGCGAGCCCACCCCCGAGGAGCTCGCCAAGGAGATGGACATCACGCCGGAGAAGGTGCTGGAGATCCAGCAGTACGCGCGGGAGCCCATCTCACTGGACCAGACCATCGGCGACGAGGGCGACAGCCAACTGGGCGATTTCATCGAGGACTCCGAGGCCGTGGTGGCCGTCGACGCGGTGAGCTTCACGCTGCTGCAGGATCAGCTGCAGTCGGTGCTCGAGACGCTCTCGGAACGTGAGGCCGGGGTGGTTCGGTTGCGCTTCGGGCTGACCGACGGCCAGCCGCGCACCCTCGATGAGATCGGCCAGGTGTACGGCGTCACCCGCGAACGCATCCGCCAGATCGAGTCGAAGACCATGAGCAAGCTGCGCCACCCGAGCCGTTCTCAGGTCCTGCGCGACTATCTGGACTGA
- a CDS encoding DUF3039 domain-containing protein → MQTQTIERTDTEERVDDGTGSDIPKYFHYVKKDKIAESAVLGTHVVALCGEVFPVTRSPKPGSPVCPECKRIYEQLKK, encoded by the coding sequence ATGCAGACCCAGACCATCGAACGTACCGACACCGAGGAACGCGTCGACGACGGCACCGGTAGTGACATCCCGAAGTACTTCCACTACGTCAAGAAGGACAAGATCGCCGAGAGCGCGGTGCTGGGTACCCACGTGGTCGCGCTGTGCGGCGAGGTGTTCCCCGTCACCCGCTCGCCCAAGCCGGGGTCACCGGTGTGTCCGGAGTGCAAACGGATCTACGAGCAGCTCAAGAAGTGA
- a CDS encoding inositol monophosphatase family protein, which translates to MTSAPVDLTELRAVAERLAAEAADFVRRRRAEVFGDTGATGASTGSATESGPAVRSKSTPTDPVTIVDTETERLLRDRLTRLRPGEPILGEEGGQSGAAERGRPVWVLDPIDGTVNFVYGIEAYAVSVGVQIDGESVAGAVADVAAGAVYSAARGHGAHLHRDGVTRRLRCSAATELSMALVGTGFAYSAELRRSQARIVATLLPRVRDIRRIGSCALDLCMVAAGLLDAYYEEGVQVWDWAAAALIAAEAGARVRVPPPERVGEPDGMVTAAAPGIDAALRDALRAAAG; encoded by the coding sequence ATGACGTCTGCACCTGTTGACCTGACCGAACTGCGGGCGGTGGCCGAACGGCTGGCGGCCGAGGCCGCCGACTTCGTCCGCCGCCGCCGCGCCGAGGTGTTCGGCGACACCGGCGCCACCGGAGCGTCCACCGGGTCCGCCACCGAATCCGGGCCGGCGGTGCGGTCGAAGAGCACACCCACCGATCCGGTGACCATCGTCGACACCGAGACCGAACGGCTGCTGCGCGACCGGCTGACCCGGCTGCGGCCCGGCGAGCCGATCCTGGGCGAGGAGGGCGGCCAGTCCGGTGCGGCGGAGCGCGGCCGGCCGGTGTGGGTGCTCGACCCGATCGACGGCACGGTCAACTTCGTCTACGGCATCGAGGCGTACGCCGTCTCGGTGGGGGTGCAGATCGACGGCGAGTCGGTGGCCGGCGCCGTCGCCGACGTGGCCGCCGGGGCGGTGTACTCGGCGGCCCGCGGCCACGGGGCCCACCTGCACCGGGACGGGGTCACCCGCCGATTGCGCTGCAGCGCCGCCACCGAGCTGTCGATGGCACTGGTGGGAACGGGGTTCGCCTACTCGGCCGAGTTGCGCCGCAGCCAGGCCCGGATCGTGGCCACGCTGCTGCCCCGGGTCCGCGACATCCGGCGGATCGGTTCGTGCGCACTGGATCTGTGCATGGTCGCCGCCGGGCTGCTCGACGCCTACTACGAGGAAGGGGTGCAGGTCTGGGACTGGGCCGCCGCGGCGTTGATCGCCGCCGAGGCCGGGGCCCGGGTGCGGGTGCCGCCGCCGGAGCGGGTGGGCGAACCCGACGGCATGGTGACCGCCGCCGCGCCGGGTATCGACGCCGCCCTGCGGGACGCGTTGCGCGCCGCCGCGGGCTGA
- a CDS encoding sigma-70 family RNA polymerase sigma factor, with amino-acid sequence MANATTSRVDSDLDAQSPAADLVRVYLNGIGKTALLDAAEEVELAKRIEAGLYAQHLLKTKKRLGQNRKRDLEAIVRDGEEARRHLLEANLRLVVSLAKRYTGRGMPLLDLIQEGNLGLIRAMEKFDYTKGFKFSTYATWWIRQAITRGMADQSRTIRLPVHLVEQVNKLARIKRELHQTLGREPTDEELAEESGIPVEKIADLLDHSRDPVSLDMPVGSDEEAPLGDFIEDAEAMSAENAVIAELLHTDIRHVLATLDEREQQVIRLRFGLDDGQPRTLDQIGKLFGLSRERVRQIEREVMAKLRHGERADRLRSYAS; translated from the coding sequence ATGGCAAATGCCACCACCAGCCGCGTCGACAGCGACCTGGACGCCCAGAGTCCGGCCGCTGACCTCGTACGCGTGTATCTGAACGGCATCGGCAAGACAGCTCTGCTCGATGCCGCAGAAGAGGTGGAGCTCGCGAAGCGGATCGAAGCGGGTCTTTACGCGCAGCATCTGCTGAAGACCAAGAAGCGGTTGGGACAGAACCGCAAGCGTGATCTGGAAGCGATCGTGCGTGACGGTGAAGAGGCGCGCCGCCACCTGCTGGAGGCCAACCTCCGGTTGGTGGTGTCACTGGCCAAGCGCTACACCGGTCGAGGGATGCCGCTGCTGGACCTGATCCAGGAGGGCAACCTCGGGTTGATCCGGGCGATGGAGAAGTTCGACTACACCAAGGGGTTCAAGTTCTCCACCTACGCCACCTGGTGGATCCGCCAGGCCATCACCCGCGGTATGGCCGACCAGAGCCGCACCATCCGGCTCCCGGTGCACCTGGTGGAGCAGGTCAACAAGCTCGCACGGATCAAGCGCGAGCTGCATCAGACGCTGGGCCGCGAGCCCACCGATGAGGAGCTGGCCGAGGAGTCGGGCATTCCGGTCGAGAAGATCGCCGATCTGCTGGACCACAGCCGCGATCCGGTGAGCCTGGACATGCCGGTCGGCAGCGACGAGGAGGCGCCGCTCGGTGACTTCATCGAGGACGCCGAGGCGATGTCGGCGGAGAACGCGGTGATCGCCGAGTTGCTGCACACCGACATCCGGCACGTGCTGGCGACCCTGGACGAGCGGGAGCAGCAGGTGATCCGGCTGCGGTTCGGCCTGGACGACGGTCAGCCCCGCACCCTCGATCAGATCGGCAAGCTCTTCGGCCTGTCCCGGGAGCGGGTCCGACAGATCGAGCGTGAGGTGATGGCCAAGCTGCGTCACGGCGAACGGGCCGACCGGCTGCGTTCCTACGCCAGCTAG
- a CDS encoding serine aminopeptidase domain-containing protein: protein MAVDLRDVVTVLLPGTGSDDDYVRRAFGAPLRAAGATVIAPAPQPERLLEGYRQALGEAARDIAGRGGRMAVGGVSIGAAVAVEWALAHPDRVVAVLAALPAWSGSPDTAPAAAAARYSAHRLREDGLAGATAQMRATSPAWLAEELSRSWAAQWPALPEAMEAAAGYVAPTTAELARLTVPLAAVAAEDDPVHPIEVARAWVAAAPRAALRTVTLAEMGADPSVLGAGCVAALQGVADARTATAVEGAER from the coding sequence ATGGCGGTCGATCTGCGCGACGTGGTGACTGTACTGCTGCCCGGCACCGGTTCCGACGACGACTATGTGCGACGCGCGTTCGGCGCGCCGCTGCGGGCGGCGGGTGCCACCGTCATCGCCCCGGCACCGCAGCCGGAGCGGCTGCTCGAGGGGTATCGACAGGCGCTCGGCGAGGCCGCCCGCGACATCGCCGGCCGGGGCGGCCGGATGGCGGTGGGCGGGGTGTCGATCGGCGCCGCGGTCGCGGTGGAGTGGGCGCTGGCCCATCCCGACCGGGTGGTGGCGGTGCTGGCGGCGCTGCCGGCCTGGAGCGGATCCCCCGACACCGCTCCGGCCGCCGCGGCCGCGCGCTACTCGGCGCACCGGCTACGCGAGGACGGTCTGGCCGGGGCGACCGCGCAGATGCGGGCGACGAGTCCGGCCTGGCTGGCCGAGGAACTGAGCCGATCCTGGGCCGCACAATGGCCTGCGCTGCCCGAGGCGATGGAGGCCGCTGCCGGCTATGTCGCCCCCACCACCGCCGAACTCGCACGGCTCACCGTGCCGCTGGCGGCGGTCGCCGCCGAAGACGATCCGGTCCATCCGATCGAGGTGGCCCGGGCCTGGGTGGCCGCCGCGCCGCGGGCGGCGCTGCGCACCGTCACCCTCGCCGAGATGGGCGCCGACCCGTCGGTGCTGGGCGCGGGATGTGTCGCCGCGCTGCAGGGGGTGGCCGATGCCCGCACCGCAACGGCGGTGGAGGGCGCCGAACGCTGA
- the ppgK gene encoding polyphosphate--glucose phosphotransferase, with translation MTATDSSVTPPAADGAERRAFGIDIGGSGVKGGVVDLNTGRLIGDRYKLPTPQPALPDAVAETVAAVVREFGWTGRLGVTYPGVVIDGVAHTAANVDKSWLGTNVRSVLERELDGQPVTVLNDADAAGIAEERYGAGRDQDGVVVLLTFGTGIGSAVIHNGVLLPNTEFGHIEVGGMEAEHRAASSVKERNDWSYKRWTTEVTKVLIAIENAIWPDLFIVGGGISRKAEKWVPLLENRTPVVPAALRNTAGIVGAAMAAEFDVTATTAASRSM, from the coding sequence ATGACCGCCACCGATTCATCCGTCACCCCGCCGGCCGCCGACGGCGCGGAGCGGCGCGCGTTCGGCATCGACATCGGCGGCAGCGGTGTCAAGGGCGGCGTCGTCGACCTCAACACCGGCCGGCTGATCGGCGACCGGTACAAGCTGCCCACCCCCCAGCCGGCCCTCCCGGACGCCGTCGCGGAGACGGTCGCCGCGGTGGTGCGGGAGTTCGGCTGGACCGGCCGGCTCGGCGTGACCTACCCGGGGGTGGTGATCGACGGTGTCGCGCACACCGCGGCCAACGTCGACAAGTCGTGGCTCGGCACCAACGTGCGTTCGGTGCTCGAACGTGAGCTCGACGGCCAACCGGTCACCGTGCTCAACGACGCCGATGCGGCCGGAATCGCCGAGGAACGGTACGGCGCCGGGCGGGATCAGGACGGGGTCGTGGTGTTGCTGACGTTCGGCACCGGGATCGGCTCGGCGGTCATCCACAACGGCGTGCTGCTGCCCAACACCGAGTTCGGCCATATCGAGGTCGGGGGCATGGAGGCCGAGCACCGGGCCGCCTCGTCGGTCAAGGAACGCAACGACTGGAGCTACAAGCGGTGGACCACCGAGGTGACCAAGGTGCTGATCGCCATCGAGAACGCGATCTGGCCGGATCTGTTCATCGTCGGTGGCGGTATCAGCCGCAAGGCCGAGAAGTGGGTGCCGCTGCTCGAGAACCGCACCCCGGTGGTTCCGGCCGCGTTGCGCAACACGGCCGGAATCGTCGGGGCGGCGATGGCCGCGGAGTTCGACGTCACCGCGACGACGGCGGCGTCGCGCAGTATGTGA
- the cei gene encoding envelope integrity protein Cei, with protein MVALITDGTAFDKHGRPFRRRNFLPAIVMFAVLAVATAVVWSVALNQPTHIQEVKACNPPPPAEGAPAPSLGERIDPEEMSQIAPARLADTRIRVLNATGRAGHAAEIAGALGDLGFAQPEAANDGVYSAVRLECRGQIRFGLEGRYAAAAVWLVAPCTELYQDGRPDAVVDLALGTDFEELSSSDDIRTVLASLGPDATAPPDPELLERIHTTTC; from the coding sequence GTGGTCGCGCTCATCACCGACGGCACCGCGTTCGACAAACACGGTCGCCCCTTCCGACGTCGTAATTTCCTGCCCGCGATCGTCATGTTCGCGGTGCTGGCCGTCGCCACGGCGGTGGTGTGGTCGGTCGCGCTGAACCAGCCGACCCATATCCAGGAGGTGAAGGCCTGCAATCCTCCGCCGCCGGCCGAGGGCGCCCCGGCGCCGTCGCTGGGCGAGCGGATCGACCCGGAGGAGATGTCGCAGATCGCTCCCGCCCGGCTCGCCGACACCAGGATCCGCGTCCTCAACGCCACCGGACGCGCCGGCCATGCCGCCGAGATCGCCGGTGCCCTCGGCGATTTGGGCTTCGCCCAACCCGAGGCCGCCAACGACGGGGTGTACTCGGCCGTGCGCCTGGAATGCCGGGGGCAGATCCGGTTCGGGCTGGAGGGCCGCTATGCGGCTGCCGCGGTGTGGCTGGTGGCCCCGTGCACCGAGCTGTACCAGGACGGCCGCCCCGACGCCGTGGTCGACCTGGCGCTGGGCACCGACTTCGAGGAGCTGAGCTCCAGCGACGACATCAGAACCGTGCTGGCCAGTCTGGGCCCGGACGCCACCGCTCCGCCCGATCCGGAGTTGCTCGAACGGATCCACACGACAACCTGTTAG
- a CDS encoding YihY/virulence factor BrkB family protein, producing the protein MTDQVRPARPSRHHVRRITRRTLTKSWDDSIFSESAQAAFWCALSLPPLLLGMLGSLAYIAPLFGPATLPSIEEWLLNTANTFFSSNVVTEILEPTVHDIVAGARGEVVSLGFIISLWAGSSAISAFVDSIVEAHDQSPLRHPVRQRFYALGLYVAMLLFAIATAPLLALGPRKIGEFLPDEWSDILRFGYYPVLALSLIVAVNILYRVSLPKPLPSHRLLWGSVLAATVFMIATAGLRVYLGWITSTGYTYGALATPIAFLLFAFFLGFAIMLGAELNAAIEEEFPAPGTRTERLRRRIQERIENGRGPAPATPAPASPPGPAPKRSAPITPNAGSVTS; encoded by the coding sequence ATGACTGACCAGGTGCGACCGGCGCGACCGTCTCGTCACCATGTCCGCCGCATCACCCGGCGGACGTTGACGAAGAGCTGGGACGATTCGATCTTCTCCGAATCCGCCCAGGCGGCGTTCTGGTGCGCGTTGTCGCTGCCACCGTTGCTGCTCGGCATGCTCGGCAGCCTGGCCTACATCGCCCCGCTGTTCGGGCCGGCCACGCTGCCGAGCATCGAGGAGTGGCTGCTCAACACCGCCAACACGTTCTTCTCGTCGAATGTGGTGACCGAGATCCTGGAGCCGACGGTCCACGACATCGTGGCCGGCGCCCGCGGTGAGGTGGTGTCGCTCGGCTTCATCATCTCGCTGTGGGCCGGGTCGTCGGCGATCTCGGCGTTCGTCGACTCGATCGTGGAGGCCCACGACCAGTCGCCGCTGCGTCACCCGGTGCGGCAACGCTTCTATGCGCTGGGGCTGTACGTGGCGATGCTGCTCTTCGCGATCGCCACCGCACCCCTGCTCGCCCTGGGGCCGCGCAAGATCGGCGAGTTCCTGCCCGACGAGTGGTCGGACATCCTGCGGTTCGGCTACTACCCGGTGCTGGCGCTGAGCTTGATCGTGGCGGTCAACATCCTCTACCGGGTGTCGTTGCCCAAACCGCTGCCGTCGCACCGGCTGTTGTGGGGTTCGGTGCTCGCGGCCACGGTGTTCATGATCGCGACGGCCGGGCTGCGGGTGTATCTGGGCTGGATCACCAGTACCGGCTACACCTACGGCGCGCTCGCCACCCCGATCGCGTTCCTGTTGTTCGCGTTCTTCCTGGGGTTCGCGATCATGCTGGGCGCCGAACTCAACGCCGCGATCGAGGAGGAGTTCCCCGCGCCCGGCACCCGCACCGAACGCCTGCGCCGCCGGATTCAGGAGCGGATCGAGAACGGGCGCGGACCGGCGCCGGCCACCCCGGCACCCGCCTCGCCCCCGGGCCCCGCCCCGAAGAGGTCAGCCCCGATCACACCGAACGCCGGATCGGTCACTTCTTGA
- a CDS encoding DUF3099 domain-containing protein: MKHGRELSFDEDGRPVLITTAAIPYEVEHRQRVRNYLIMMSVRVPALIGAAIAYGIWHNGWISLAIIVASIPLPWAAVLIANDRPPRKAEEPRRYQARATTVIEPTTEQTALQQRPSVPPQQGADDSPYDVP; the protein is encoded by the coding sequence ATGAAACACGGCCGCGAGCTGAGTTTCGACGAAGATGGTCGGCCAGTTCTCATCACCACCGCAGCCATCCCCTACGAGGTGGAGCACCGCCAGCGGGTACGCAACTATCTGATCATGATGTCGGTGCGCGTCCCGGCGCTCATCGGCGCCGCGATCGCCTACGGCATCTGGCACAACGGATGGATTTCGCTGGCCATCATCGTGGCCTCGATACCGCTGCCGTGGGCGGCGGTGCTGATCGCCAACGACCGCCCGCCGCGCAAGGCCGAGGAGCCCCGTCGTTACCAGGCCCGGGCCACCACCGTGATCGAGCCCACCACCGAGCAGACGGCGCTGCAGCAGCGACCATCGGTTCCCCCGCAACAGGGGGCCGACGATTCGCCCTACGACGTTCCCTGA